A single genomic interval of Daucus carota subsp. sativus chromosome 1, DH1 v3.0, whole genome shotgun sequence harbors:
- the LOC108205231 gene encoding sesquiterpene synthase 2, which produces MASSVGRNSAGFHPSIWGDKFIPSSDSALKKTDVDCQEEEKLQLLKQEVKKMLTGAEIPLQELICLIDDIQRLGLSYHFEAEIDKLLHCVKDSFIDYYGTKNNDNLHDVALSFRLLRQEGHNVSSDVFSRFQDSNGKFMEELAKDVRGMLSLFEASHMRVHGESILEDSLEFTTSHLNSYLDSNPNVPLADLVRRSLKYPLRKSFNRMVARFYISIYQKLEWHKQVLLELAKCDFNLVQKVHQNELGYITRWWKDLDFKNRTPFARDRVVECYFWITGVYFEPRYAAARKFLTKTISLTSIIDDIYDVYGTPEELVQLTDAIDKWDMSILDELPEYMRYAYKPLLDVFAEAEKEIAKEGLPTFGVDYAKDAFKKLTVTYLHEAKWLQTQYFPSFEEYMRVALVSGAVKMLSVASFVRMGDIATREAFEWLSKDPLVVNGLSVICRLSDDIVGHEFENQRPHIPSAVECYMKSRGVTKETAYAELRKPIIEAWKDMNEECLLPEAPPKPLLERVFNLARVINFLYDGHDGYTHSSTRTKDMITSVLINPIPA; this is translated from the exons ATGGCTTCAAGTGTGGGACGTAATTCAGCAGGTTTTCATCCAAGCATTTGGGGGGACAAATTCATCCCCTCCAGTGACTCAGCTCTTAAG AAAACTGATGTGGACTGCCAAGAGGAAGAGAAGCTCCAACTGCTAAAACAGGAAGTGAAGAAGATGCTGACTGGTGCAGAGATTCCTCTGCAAGAGTTGATATGCTTAATTGATGACATTCAACGTCTGGGGCTGTCTTACCACTTTGAAGCCGAGATTGATAAATTATTACACTGCGTCAAGGATAGCTTTATCGACTATTATGGCACTAAGAATAATGATAATTTACATGATGTTGCACTAAGTTTTCGCCTACTTAGACAAGAAGGGCATAATGTTTCATCTG ACGTATTCTCCAGATTCCAGGACAGCAACGGGAAGTTTATGGAGGAATTGGCTAAGGATGTGAGAGGAATGCTAAGTTTGTTTGAAGCATCACACATGAGAGTGCATGGAGAAAGTATACTGGAAGATTCTCTTGAATTTACCACCTCTCACCTTAATTCATATCTGGATTCCAACCCGAATGTTCCACTAGCAGACCTTGTTCGTCGTTCATTGAAGTACCCCCTGCGTAAGAGTTTTAATAGGATGGTGGCAAGGTTTTACATTTCCATCTACCAAAAACTTGAGTGGCATAAGCAAGTGCTGTTGGAATTGGCAAAATGTGATTTTAACCTAGTGCAAAAGGTTCATCAAAATGAGCTAGGTTATATCACAAG GTGGTGGAAAGATTTAGATTTCAAAAACAGAACTCCTTTTGCAAGAGATAGGGTAGTAGAATGCTACTTCTGGATAACAGGGGTGTACTTTGAGCCCCGGTATGCAGCAGCCCGAAAATTTCTAACCAAAACTATCTCCTTAACATCCATAATTGATGACATATATGATGTGTATGGAACCCCAGAAGAGCTTGTGCAACTCACTGATGCGATTGATAA ATGGGATATGAGTATCTTAGATGAGCTGCCGGAGTACATGAGATACGCTTATAAGCCTCTATTGGATGTTTTTGCTGAAGCTGAAAAGGAGATAGCAAAGGAAGGGCTGCCGACGTTTGGAGTCGATTATGCTAAAGATGCA TTCAAGAAGTTGACAGTAACATATCTCCACGAAGCTAAATGGCTCCAGACCCAGTACTTCCCATCGTTTGAGGAGTACATGAGAGTTGCCCTTGTTTCTGGGGCGGTCAAAATGCTCTCAGTCGCAAGCTTCGTGCGAATGGGTGACATTGCAACCAGAGAAGCATTCGAGTGGCTGTCTAAAGATCCCTTAGTTGTCAATGGTTTATCCGTGATTTGCAGACTCAGCGACGACATTGTGGGACATGAG TTCGAGAATCAGAGACCCCATATACCATCAGCTGTGGAGTGCTACATGAAATCACGTGGTGTTACAAAGGAAACTGCTTATGCTGAATTACGGAAACCCATCATAGAAGCATGGAAAGACATGAACGAGGAATGCCTCCTTCCAGAAGCCCCTCCTAAGCCGTTGCTCGAAAGGGTCTTCAATCTGGCTCGTGTCATAAACTTTCTTTATGACGGCCATGATGGATACACACATTCCTCAACCAGGACAAAAGATATGATAACCTCGGTTCTCATAAATCCCATTCCAGCATAA
- the LOC108221459 gene encoding uncharacterized mitochondrial protein AtMg00810-like, with translation MSTVRCIIALAASKQWKLFQLDVNNAFLHGDLIEEVYMKVPEGYPNPLNKVCRLVKSIYGLRQSSRIWSDKLAISLISQGFVRSKNDYSLFIYKTDSHITILAVYVDDIMITGSDESHISAVKEFLDQAFSIKDLGLLHYFLGIEVTYMPDGIALSQKKFTKELLQGVDIDTSKKAVTPLPIHIKLHSDEGDLFPDPELYRSYVGKLNFLIHTRPDLSYTVQLLSQYMQHPRIPHFEALQHTLRYISQSAGQGILLKANDHLTLQAFSDSDWAACPDSRRSVTGYVLLLGNSPISWKSKKQPTVSKSSSEAEYRAMSSAAAEVTWMVRLLTELGVDKLTPFISINQLHFIVTINQPFISPRIQSFMKELNT, from the coding sequence ATGAGTACAGTCAGGTGTATTATTGCTTTGGCAGCATCCAAACAATGGAAACTATTTCAATTAGACGTAAACAATGCGTTCCTACATGGCGATTTGATTGAAGAAGTCTACATGAAGGTTCCTGAAGGTTATCCTAACCCACTAAACAAAGTCTGCAGACTTGTCAAATCCATATATGGATTAAGGCAGTCCTCTCGAATATGGTCTGATAAGCTTGCTATATCGTTAATTTCACAAGGTTTTGTGAGGTCTAAAAATGACTACAGTTTGTTCATATACAAAACTGATAGTCACATCACTATTTTAGCAGTATACGTCGATGATATTATGATTACTGGTAGTGATGAGTCACACATTTCGGCTGTTAAAGAGTTTTTGGATCAAGCTTTTAGCATTAAAGATCTGGGGTTATTGCATTATTTCTTGGGTATTGAAGTTACTTACATGCCAGATGGAATAGCTCTCAGTCAAAAGAAGTTCACCAAGGAACTCCTTCAAGGTGTAGACATTGATACTTCTAAGAAAGCTGTCACTCCCCTTCCTATTCATATCAAACTTCACTCAGATGAGGGTGATTTGTTTCCTGACCCTGAGTTATACAGATCATATGtgggaaaattaaattttctcaTACACACTAGGCCAGATTTATCATATACAGTACAGCTTTTGAGCCAGTATATGCAACATCCCAGGATACCACACTTTGAAGCATTACAACATACTCTAAGATACATATCACAGTCTGCAGGACAAGGGATTTTGTTAAAGGCAAATGATCATCTCACTCTTCAAGCATTTTCTGACTCCGACTGGGCAGCATGCCCTGATTCTAGACGTTCTGTCACTGGCTATGTTCTACTTCTTGGAAATAGTCCAATTTCCTGGAAATCAAAGAAACAACCAACTGTTTCTAAGTCGAGTTCAGAAGCCGAATACAGAGCCATGTCCTCTGCTGCAGCTGAAGTTACATGGATGGTGCGATTATTAACAGAACTAGGAGTTGATAAATTGACACCATTCATATCAATCAACCAATTACACTTCATTGTGACAATCAATCAGCCATTCATATCGCCAAGAATCCAATCTTTCATGAAAGAACTAAACACATAG
- the LOC108215373 gene encoding 1-aminocyclopropane-1-carboxylate oxidase homolog 1 yields the protein MSITDSTNELPLQDETDAFLDRLRELEAFDNSRGGVKGLVDAGVVTIPKIFIRPQDELCQDKLNACLLGDVQVPIVDLGGIEFCVEKRREVVNEIRVASMTWGFFQVVNHGIPVEVMDEMIGGVRMFHEQDLELKREFYSHDHMKTVRYDSSIDLFRSRFAKWRDTLNISLLVPGDFKPDHLPPICRDITMKYMNEATNLGHALFDLLSEALGLDRNQLRSLDCANGRKFVGHYYPACPEPELTLGANKHTDPSFLTILLQDSIGGLQFLHENQWIDVLPLEGSLVVNIGDLLQIVSNDIFRSAEHRVLANHAGPRISVASFFTGIVVPKQVYGPIKELIPAGNGAIYKEFVVSEYIKRFYSRSGDLSGVDSLKLS from the exons ATGAGTATCACCGACTCTACAAACGAGCTTCCTCTTCAAGATGAAACAGATGCATTTTTGGACAGGCTAAGAGAACTGGAGGCTTTCGACAATTCCCGAGGCGGTGTCAAAGGATTAGTTGATGCAGGGGTTGTTACGATTCCTAAAATATTTATTCGACCGCAGGATGAACTTTGTCAGGATAAATTGAACGCTTGTTTACTAGGGGATGTACAAGTACCGATCGTAGATCTGGGGGGCATTGAGTTTTGTGTCGAGAAACGGAGAGAAGTTGTGAATGAAATCAGGGTTGCATCGATGACTTGGGGATTTTTTCAAGTGGTGAATCATGGTATTCCTGTTGAGGTGATGGATGAGATGATCGGTGGTGTAAGAATGTTTCATGAACAAGATCTGGAGCTAAAGAGAGAGTTTTATTCTcatgatcatatgaaaactGTTCGATATGATAGCAGTATTGATCTCTTTCGATCGAGGTTTGCTAAATGGAGGGATACTTTGAATATTTCCTTGTTAGTTCCTGGAGATTTCAAGCCTGATCATTTACCTCCTATTTGCAG AGACATCACAATGAAATACATGAACGAAGCAACAAATTTGGGACACGCTCTTTTTGATCTATTGTCGGAAGCTCTCGGCCTCGACAGAAACCAGCTCAGATCCTTGGATTGTGCAAATGGTCGGAAATTCGTCGGTCATTACTATCCGGCATGCCCTGAGCCAGAGTTAACTTTGGGAGCCAACAAGCACACTGATCCATCTTTCTTAACCATTCTTCTTCAAGATAGCATTGGTGGCCTCCAATTTCTCCATGAAAACCAATGGATTGATGTACTGCCACTTGAAGGCAGTTTAGTTGTTAACATTGGGGACCTTCTTCAG ATTGTATCAAACGATATATTTAGAAGCGCGGAGCACCGAGTGCTTGCAAATCATGCCGGCCCAAGGATTTCGGTGGCGTCATTTTTCACGGGTATTGTTGTTCCAAAACAAGTATACGGCCCAATCAAAGAGTTGATACCTGCAGGGAATGGTGCAATATACAAAGAATTCGTAGTAAGCGAGTATATTAAGAGGTTCTACTCTAGATCAGGGGACCTGTCCGGTGTTGACAGTTTAAAGCTGAGCTAG
- the LOC108214251 gene encoding 1-aminocyclopropane-1-carboxylate oxidase homolog 1, which yields MASVVNFDREKELKAFDETKSGVKGLVDAGILNIPGIFIRPPDELSEELNYSNLQVPVINLQGIENSDTRKQIVSQVQQASEQWGFFQVLNHGIPQRVTEGMIDGVRLFHEQDLETKKQLYTHDFTRKVRFNSNYDLFQSRSANWRDTLALTMMPSDPLCADDLPESCRFTSMEYLSHILELGDTLIELFSEALGLEVDHLKAMECTKGHNTVCGHYYPACPQPELTTGIRKHSDSTFITILLQDQIGGLQILHGDTWVDVEPIAGALVVNVGDFLQIVSNDKFKSVVHRAQVNKAEARISVPCFFHGSMAHSTEYGPIKHLVSEVNPPVYRSFQVNDYMKKFFSTRLDGQELRNLFKI from the exons ATGGCATCTGTGGTAAATTTTGATCGAGAAAAAGAGTTGAAAGCTTTTGATGAAACAAAATCAGGTGTCAAAGGTCTTGTTGATGCTGGGATACTTAACATTCCAGGAATCTTCATTAGGCCACCTGACGAGCTATCTGAAGAATTGAACTATTCCAATCTTCAAGTTCCAGTTATAAATCTTCAGGGCATCGAAAATTCGGATACGCGAAAGCAAATAGTTTCTCAAGTGCAGCAGGCATCAGAGCAGTGGGGATTCTTTCAAGTGCTGAACCATGGAATCCCTCAGCGTGTCACAGAGGGAATGATTGATGGGGTACGTTTGTTTCACGAACAAGATTTAGAGACAAAGAAACAATTGTATACTCATGACTTTACGAGGAAAGTTAGATTTAATAGCaattatgatttgtttcaaTCGCGTTCTGCTAACTGGAGGGACACTCTGGCTCTCACAATGATGCCCTCTGATCCACTTTGTGCTGATGATTTGCCCGAATCATGCAG ATTTACATCAATGGAGTACTTGAGTCATATTTTGGAGTTGGGAGATACTCTAATCGAGCTATTTTCAGAGGCTCTAGGCCTTGAAGTTGATCATCTTAAAGCCATGGAATGCACTAAAGGCCACAACACAGTCTGTGGCCATTACTATCCAGCATGTCCTCAGCCAGAGTTAACTACAGGAATCAGGAAGCATAGTGATTCTACTTTCATAACCATTCTTCTTCAAGATCAAATCGGCGGACTCCAGATACTGCACGGAGATACATGGGTTGATGTTGAACCCATTGCTGGAGCACTCGTGGTAAATGTTGGAGACTTTCTACAG ATTGTATCAAATGATAAGTTTAAAAGCGTAGTTCACAGAGCGCAAGTGAACAAAGCTGAGGCAAGAATATCCGTGCCATGTTTTTTTCATGGTTCCATGGCTCATTCGACTGAGTATGGCCCTATCAAGCATTTGGTATCGGAAGTAAATCCTCCTGTTTATAGAAGTTTTCAGGTAAATGATTACATGAAGAAATTCTTCTCCACCCGACTTGATGGACAGGAATTACGCAATCTTTTCAAGATTTGA